The segment CGAGTACAGAAAATATAGCAAGTTATGTAAATAATATACCTACCACTGAATCAGGTACACATGAAACAGGATTTAAAACAGGTATGACTAGAGCATTTAAAGAATGGGCTAAAAAATTAAACATTGTAAAAGAAAAAGATAGAGGATTTGAGGGAGATGACTTAAGAGAAGGAATGACAGCTATCTTAAGAGTTAAAATAAGTAATCCTATATTTGAAGGACAAACTAAGACAAAGCTAGGTAATAATGAAGCATATACCGTTATGAATGAACTTGCCTATATTAAAATAGGAGAGTGGATTGAAGATAATAAAGAAATAGCTATTCAAATAATTAATAATGCAGTATCTGCAGCAGCTAGAAGAGATAAAATAAAGAAAATAAATGATGCTGAAAAAAAGAAAATTGGAAAAGGTGCGGCTCCTCTTGCAGGAAAAGTATCTATATGTACATTGAAAAAATCTGATGTATGTGAATTTATTGTAGTTGAGGGAGACTCAGCTGGTGGAAGTGCAAAACAAGCAAGGGATAGAAGATTTCAAACTATAATGCCTTCTAAAGGAAAGATAATGAATACAGAAAAGCAAAGACTTGAGAATGTTTTAGCAAGCGAAGAACTTAAATTATTTAATACAGCAATAGGAACAGGTGTTTTAGAAAATTACAATGAAGAAGATTTAAAATATAACAAAATAATTATTTTAAGTGATGCAGATGTTGATGGATATCATATAAGAACATTATGGATAACTTATATTTATAGATACATGAAATCTTTGATTACTAATGGACATTTATATATAGCACTTCCTCCATTATATAAAGTATATAAAAACGCCAAAAATGGAGAAGTAAAAAGATATGCATATAGTGATGATGAATTAGAATTAGCAAAAAAAGAAATTGGAAAGGGAGCATTAATACAAAGATATAAAGGACTTGGAGAAATGAATCCAGACCAGCTATGGGATACCACTTTAAATCCTGAAACTAGAACTCTTCAACAAATAACCATTGAAGATGCTGCTAAAGCTGAAAAAATGATTTCACTTTTAATGGGAGATGTAGTAGAGCCTAGAAGAAACTATATGTATAAATACGCGGAATTTTAATCAGTTTTTAAACATAGTAGACTGTAGAAAGGATTGAAATTAGTATGTCTAGAAAAAATATAAATATTCCAAAAGATAACAATATAATAAAAACTTCTATATCAGAAGTTATGCCTGAAAACTATCTTCCTTATGCTGTAGAGGTTGCAAAAGAAAGAGCGCTTCCAGATGTAAGAGATGGATTAAAACCGGTACATAGAAGAATATTATATGGAGCATATAAATTAAAAGCAACACCAGATAAGCCATATTATAAATCGGCGAGAATTGTTGGAGATATTTTAGGGAAATATCATCCTCATGGGGATACTTCGGTATATGATGCTATGGTAATTTTAGCTCAAGATTTTACTACAAGAATACCTCTTATAGATGGTCATGGAAATTGGGGAAGTATAGATGGAGATAATGCAGCTGCTATGCGTTATACAGAAGCTAGGCTAACAAATCCTGCTTTAGAAATGTTAAGAGATATAGATAAAGATGTAGTAGATATGGTTAGCAATTATTCGGATACAGAATTAGAACCGAAAGTTCTTTCTGCTAGATTTCCTAATCTACTTGTAAATGGTGCTTTTGGTATAGCTGTAGGACTTGCTACAAATATTCCACCACATAATCTTAGGGAAAGTATAGATGCTACTGTAGCTTACATAGATAATAATGATATTTCAACAAAAGAGCTTATGAACTACATAAAAGGTCCAGATCTTCCAACAGGTGGAATAATAATAGGAGAACAAGCTTTACTTTCTGCTTATGAAAAAGGTGAAGGAAGGGTGACGTTAAGGGCTAAGACAAGTATAGAAAAATTAGAGAATGACAGATATGGAATAATAATAAAAGAATTTCCGTATAGAAAAAATAAATCCAAGATACTACAAACAATATCTGAGATGACAGCAGATAAAAAACATAGCAAAGCATTAGAAAATATAACAGACATAAGAGATGAGTCAGATAGAAACGGTATAAGAGCAGTTATAGAATTTAAAAAGTCTGCCAATGTAGAAGTAGTTGAAAGAGTATTAAAATATTTATTCAAAAAAACAGAACTTCAATGTAATATAAGTTTTAATATGGTAGCTATAGCAGATGGCAAACCTGAAACTTTAGGGCTTAAGACTATACTTAAATATTATGTAGAGCATCAAAAAGAAGTAGTTATAAGAAGAAGTGAAAAAGAATTAGAAATATCTAAAAAAAGATTTCACATAGTGGAAGGATTTATAAAGGCTATAGACATAATGGATGAAATATTAGATACCATAAGATCATCAAAGTCAAAAAAAGATTCAGAGCAAAACTTAGTCAATAAGTTCGGATTTTCCATGGAGCAAGCACAAGCAATAGTTGAACTTATGTTATATAAATTAACAGGTCTTGAAATAAAAGTTTTTGAAAAAGAATACAAAAACTTAGAAAAAAAAATAAAGGCTTTAGAAAAAATATTGAGTAGTGAAAAAGAACTTTTTAAGGTTGTAAAAAAGGAACTTGAAGAAGTTAAAGAAAAATATGGTGATGATAGAAGAACTGAAATAGTACATGATGATGAACAGGCTAAAATTGATATAGAGGAACTTATATTAGATGAAGATATAATAATTACGTTATCGAATGAGGGCTATATAAAAAGAGTTGGAGATAAATACTATAGAAGACTAAACCCTAAGGTAGAAGATATAGAGTATAGAGAGGGAGATTTTAATACATATGTTTTAAATGGTAATACTAAAGATAATATGATGATTTTTACAGATCAAGGAAATCTATATCAAATTAGGATATCTAATATTCCAGAAATGAAATGGAAGGAAAAAGGGGAAAGATTAGATGCATTAATTAAAGCTTTAGACATAGAGAAAGAAAAAATCATAGATGTATATATAATTTCTGAATTATTATCTAGCAAAAGTTTTATGTTTTTTACAAATAGAGGGGTAATAAAAAAATCATCATTAGATAAGTTTAAAACTAATTATTCTAAATTATTAGCATTAAAATTAAAAGACAACGAAAAACTTATAGATATTAAATTAGTAAATACTGAGCATATAGATAAATATATAAGTGTAAATACTAAAAGCGGATTAACATTTACTGTAGATGTACCTAGAATTGAAGATAATGAAAGAAATATTATGGGAACACAGATATTTAATATAGCTAATAATGATGAAGTTAAATCTATTGAGTATACAGATAAATTTGATATTAATAATTTTGTTGTTAATATAAATAAAAATGGGAATATAAAAATATCAAATAGAATAAAGCATAAGAATTTTTACGGATGTTATGCAAATTCTTTAAGTAGATTAATTATTTTTGGAAATAAAGGGAATGTTTATTGTGTTCCGGCTTATATGATACAAAATATTGATTCAAAAGGAATAAAATTAAATGATCTTATAGATGACTTTAAAGAAAACGAAGAAGAAATAGTAAATATATATTCAATCTCAGAATTTAGTGATTTAACTAGTGTTTATTTCTTCACTAAAAGTGGATATGTGAAAAGAACTAGTTTAGAAGAATTTAATGGAGAAAATCCTTGTATAAAAGGATATAAGTTTAAAAAGGAAGAAGATACAATAATAAATGTTTTATTAGCTAATAATAATGATAAAAAAGATGTTATTCTTATAACTAAAAATGCAATGGGAATAAGATTTGAAGGAAATAGTATTAGCTATATGGGGAAAGTAGCATCTGGTGTTACTGGTATAAGTTTAAGAGATAATGATGAAGTGATATTTGCTCAGTTTATAGATAAAAAAGATGAAAAAGACGTTATAAGCATAGATGGACAATTTAAGAGTAATTTGAATATTGAGTGTAAAGATAGAATAGAAGCTGAAATTATTTTACAAAATATAAAAAACCAAAATAGAGCAGGAAAAGGTAAAAAATTAATAAATTTAGAATTGGATGATTATGTAAAGTCTATAAAATAAGAAACACCTCTTGGTATACTGTAATATACTAAGAGGTGTTTTAGATACTGTAGATACATATTTATACTATAATACAAAAAAGTGTGTACTTGATATTATTGATAGAATAGAATAAAATCAAAATTGTCAAATAAAGATGTTTTTACTCGAAAACATTAATACACATGGACATTTATATTTATTGAGGGAGAAACTCCGCTAGACGTATTTAAAATGCCAGTTGTGAAAAATATTATGTAGGAGGTAATATAAAATGGATTTTAATTTAACTAGAGAGCAACAATATGTAAAACAAATGGTAAAAGAATTTGTAGAAAACGAAATCACACCTATAGCTGCTGAAACAGATGCAACAGGTGTGTTCCCAATGGAAGTTTACAAAAAGCTAGGTAAATACGGTATAATTGGTTTACCTTACCCTAAAGAATACGGTGGAACAGGTGGAGATTACCTATCTTACATTTTAGCAGTAGAAGAAATTTCTAAAGCTTGTGGTACTCTTGGAATTTCCTACTCAGTTAACACTTCTTTATGTTGTGGAGCTATTTACCAAAATGGTACAGAAGAACAAAAGAAAAAATATCTTCCAGACTTATGCTCAGGAAAGAAAATTGGTTCTTTCGGATTAACTGAACCAAATGCAGGTACTGATGCATCAGGAGCTCAAACTGTAGCTGTAAGAGATGGAGATAACTATATATTAAATGGACAAAAATGCTTTATAACAAACAGCCCACTTGCTGAAACATTTGTTATATTTGCTATAACTGATAGATCTAAAGGAACTAAAGGAATATCAGCATTTATAGTTGAAAAAGATTTCCCAGGAATCTCAATTGGTAAAATTGAAGATAAAATGGGTATCAGAGGAGCACAAGTTGGAGAAATCATACTTGAAGATTGCGTAGTTCCAGCTGAAAACCTACTTGGAAAAGAAGGAAGAGGATTTGGAATAGCTATGAAGACTCTTGATGGAGGAAGAATTGGTGTTGCAGCTCAAGGTCTTGGATTAGCTGAAGGTGCATTTGATGCAGCTAGAGAATACATGAAAGAAAGAAAACAATTCGGAAAACAATTATATAAATTCCAAGGAATAGCTTGGAGAATGGCAGACATGGATTTAAGAATAGAACAATCTAGACACTTATTATATCTAGCTGCTATGGATAAGAACGATGGTAGACCATACTCAGTTTCAGCTGCAAGAGCTAAACTATCTTGTACAGATACTGCTATGTATGTTACTACTGAAGCTGTTCAATTATTCGGTGGATATGGATACATTAAAGATTACCCAGTAGAAAGAATGATGAGAGACGCTAAGATTACTCAAATCTACGAAGGAACTAACGAAGTTCAAAGAATGGTTATTTCAGGATCAATATTCAGATAATAATTAATTTAAGGAGGAATAGACAATGAAAATAGTTGTTTGCTTAAAGCAAGTTCCAGATACAAACCAAGTTAAAATAGATCCAGTTACAGGAACACTTATAAGAGAAGGAGTTCCATCAATCATAAATCCAGAAGACAAAAATGCTTTAGAAGAAGCATTAAGAATAAAAGATGAAAACGGAGCTACTGTTACAGTAATAAGCATGGGACCTCCACAAGCAGAAGCTGCTTTAAGAGAAGCTATGGCTATGGGAGCTGATGATGCTATATTAATATCTGACAGAGCATTCGCAGGAGCAGATACACTTGCAACATCTCATGCATTAGCAGGAGCATTAAAGAAATTAGATTACGATATAATTTTTGCAGGAAGACAAGCTATTGATGGAGATACTGCACAAGTTGGACCAGAAATAGCTGAACATTTACAACTTCCTCAAATCACTTATGTAGAAAAAGTAGATGTTGAAGGAGATAAATTAACAGTAAGAAGAGCTTTAGAAAACGGATATGAAGTATTAGAAGTTCAAACTCCATGCCTTCTAACTGCAATTAAAGAATTAAATGAACCAAGATACATGGATATGAGAAATGTATTTGGATTATTTGAAAGAGAAGTTAAAGTATGGTCAGCTGATGATATAGATGTTGACAAAGCTTTATTAGGATTAAAAGGATCTCCAACAAAAGTTAAAAGATCAATGACTAAAGAAGCTAAAGGACAAGGCGAAGTAGTTAATAAGCCAGTTAAAGAAGCAGCAGCTTACGCAGCTTCAAAATTAAAAGAAAAACACTACATTTAGTATATATAAGTAGGAGGGATAAGTAATGAATATAGCAGATTTCAAAGGCGTTTGGGTATTCGCAGAACAAAGAGACGGAGAATTACAAAAAGTAGCTTTAGAATTACTTGGAAAAGGTAGAGAAATTGCAGATAAACTAGGAGTAGAATTAACTGCAGTTTTACTTGGAAATAAAATCGAAAATGTTGCAAATGAATTATTAGCACATGGAGCTGATAAAGTTCTTTATGCTGAAGATGAAAGATTAGTAAACTATACAACTGGTGCTTATACAAGAGTAATCTGTGACCTTGTAAATGAAAAGAAACCAGAAATATTATTCATCGGAGCTAGCTTCATAGGAAGAGACTTAGGTCCAAGAGTAGCTGCAAGATTACACACTGGTTTAACAGCAGATTGTACATCATTAGACACTGAAGAAGGAACAGGTCATTTATTAATGACAAGACCAGCATTTGGTGGAAACTTAATGGCAACAATCATGTGTACAGAAAACAGACCACAAATGTCAACTGTAAGACCAGGAGTTTTTGATAAATTAGAAGCTGATGAATCTAGAGTAGATGCAGCTAAAATCGAAAAAGTTAATGTACAACTAGATGCTGAAGACTTAAAAGTAACAGTTAAAGAAGTTGTTAAAATAGCTAAAGAAGTTGCTGATATCGGAGAAGCTGAAGTAATCGTAGCAGGTGGTAGAGGAGTTGGAAACAAAGAAAACTTCGCAAAACTACAAGAACTTGCTGATGCTTTAAATGGTGTAGTAGCAGGATCAAGAGCAGCTACAGATAACGGTTGGATAGATCATGCGTTACAAATTGGTCAGACTGGTAAAACTGTAAGACCTAAATTATACATTGCTTGTGGTATTTCAGGAGCAATCCAACATTTAGCTGGAATGCAAGATAGTGATTACATAATCGCTATAAACAAAGATGAAGATGCTGCAATCATGAAAGTTGCTGATTTAGGATTAGTAGGAGACTTAAACAAAATAATCCCTGAATTAATAGCACAAATAAAAAGCTATAACTAATAATTAGAAATAAAAAGCTGTTGGTATATACCAACAGCTTTTTTTATATTATTAAAATATAAGTAATATATTGAGAAGAATCAGTATATAAATTATACAAGATATATAAATAAATAGTATAATACTAAAAAGTGCCTACTTGATGTAAACTATACGATGACATAAAATTAGAAACAAAGGTAAGTTTTAAGTAACTTTTAGTTAAGTTTTAAGTAAGTTAAAATAAATACAAGTAAGTTTTTAGTAAGTTTTAGGTAAGTTTTAAGTAAATTAAATTAAAAATAAGTAAGTGAAAAATCAAGGGGGAATTGAACATGGAATTTAAGAACTTATTACTAAAAAAAGAAAATGGTATAGGATATGTAACTATCAATAGACCAAAAGCATTAAATGCTTTAAACTCTGAAACTTTACAAGAAATAGGTTTAGTTTTTGAGCAAATTGAAAATGATGATGAAATATTTGTAGTTATATTAACTGGTGCTGGAGACAAATCATTTGTAGCTGGAGCAGATATTTCAGAAATGAAAGATAAAAATGGAATGGAAGGAAGAAAATTTGGATTATTAGGAAACAATACTTTCAGAAAAGTTGAATCATTATCAAAACCAGTTATAGCTGCTATTAATGGATTTGCTTTAGGTGGCGGATGTGAAATTTCAATGGCTTGTGATATAAGAATAGCTTCAACTAAGGCTAAATTTGCTCAACCAGAAGTAGGTCTTGGAATTACTCCTGGATTTGGTGGAACTCAAAGACTTCCAAGAATAGTTGGAATGGGAATGGCTAAAGAAATGATATATACTGGAAATATAATAAATGCAGATGAAGCATTTAGAATAGGTCTTGTGAATAAAGTGGTTGAACCAGAAGAATTAATGAATGTAGCTACAAAACTTGCTCAAGACATTATGAAAAGTGCACCAATAGCTGTTAAATTAGCTAAACAAGCTATAAACAGAGGAATGCAGGTAGATATAGATACAGCTATAAACTTTGAAGCTGAATTATTTGGAGCTTGTTTTTCAACAGAAGATCAAACTGAAGGAATGAGTGCTTTCCTTGAAAAGAGAAAAGAAAAGAATTTCCAAAATAAATAATAAAATAATTAAATAAATACATGAAATATAAGATCAAGTAAAAGTTTTAACATTTGCTTGGTCTTATATTTTTTATTAAAGGTTAGTAGGGTTTATAATTTATTTTAAATAAAAATAACAATAATTAACCCTCTATTTCATATAAATGAAATAGAGGAGGAGAAACTATGAATATAAGTGCTATTATAGAAGAAAGCAGTAATCCACTGTATAAAATACCTGTATTTCTTAGTTATGCAGTACCATATAATTCTTTACAAACAAAATTTTTAGAAACAATAATAAATAAAATAAAGTGCCAATTAATTTTTCCAAGAACTCTTGGAAGATCGGATCAATACACAGAAACACCTATAATATCCATAAAAAGAATGATGTTAAGCAATTATGGATGTTTAGCTACGGCATTTAAAAGAGCATATATTCCTACGGCTATAGTTAAACCTAATTCACAGCAGGAACAAATAATAAACAATTTTTGGACTACTAGCCCTTATTTACAAATAGAAATTGCTATGAGCATTCAAAGGGGATTTCCTTTAATGATTTTAGTAGAAGATGGAGTTAATACTGATGGTGTCTTTGGTGGAGTATTGCAACAAGGAGCAACTCCATATAATATAATTAACTTTAGTCTAAGTGATTATGAATCTATAGAAAATTTTTTTGAAAGTGTATTCTGGAGAGAGACATTTTTAGATTGGGTAGGAAAAGTTAGGGGATTTTATAGTAAAGAAACTGACCCTATGATTCAATAATAAATGTATTACTTAATTTTTGCAAAATGAAAAGTTGAATTGGTAAAACTGTAAAAAATAAATATGGTATATTTATTGTCCTAATTATATAAAAAAGTTACTAAACATTTAATATATAGCGTCAAATACATCAATTAATATTTTATCTATTAATGAAGAAATTTGTAACTATTTAAATGATGTGAACTTTTAAAATTAACGAAGTTAAGTTATTATATAAAATTAATTCTTGTATGCAATTTTATTTTAGGAATAGAACGGAAAATAGATATTTTTTAATAATTAAAAAATAGTGAGAATAAGTATAATATAAATTTAATAAATATATGATTATTGTAGAAATATAGTGTCGATTTTATATTTTTTGTATAATATGAATTAAGAAGTTGAATTTATATTAGGGTGATGTATATGGTATGTAATTGTTGTTCAATAGATCAAATAATTTCCTACATTTGTGAAAATGAATATCAATATTTCTTTCAGAAAAAAAATGTTGTAGGAGTAGGTGTTGGATATAAAGTGCAGGGGGGATTTTGTACAAATAAAAAAAGTTTGATAGTATTTGTTTCTAATAAAATCTCATCAAATGAACTATCTTGTAATGATTTGATTCCACCATTATATAGAGGAATTATTACAGATGTAATGGAAAGTGGCACCATACAATTTCAAAAATTAACACAAAAATCTCGTCCAGTTGAAGGAGGATTTGCCATAGGTGTCGAGGGAACTATGGAATCTACAACAATGGGATGCTTGGTCACAGATGGAAAATACAAGTATGTTTTAACTACTAATCATGGCATAGTTAAGGATCAATTTGCAATAGGGCGTAATATATTACAACCAAGTCCTCAAAATGGGGGAAAGGTTCCGGAAGATATAATCGGAACTATTTCAAAATTCATACCTTTAAAATATAAGGGTACCTTTACAGAACCTACAAATCTTGTGGATTGTTGCATGATTATTGTACTTCAAGAAAGTTTGGTAAGTCCTAAAATTCATTTTTTAAATACGCCTCCACTTGGAGTGGCTAATCCGGAATTAAATATAGATGTTCAGAAAATTGGTAGTGCTACTGAAAAAACTATCGGAAAGATACTATCCGTAAGTGCAACTATGAAACTTGAATTTAATAAAAAAGATTATATATTTAAAAAGCAAATAGTAACAACTAAAATGACAGGAGATGGTGATTCAGGAGCTATAGTTTTAAATATGCGTAACTTTGCTGTAGGAATGGCTATAGGAGGTTCACAATCTATAACTGTAGTTAATAATATGGCGAATGTTTTAAAATCATTAAATGTTAATATTGTAACTCATTAAACATTAACCATAAAAACCCATTAGTATTTACACAAGGGTTTTTATGGTTATGCAAATATTGGTAAAAGGAGGTGAATCTTAGCTATATAAGTGTACTAATAAGAGTATTCTATAGCTAAAGATAAATAATGATAAAATATATATTAGAAAATGGTGTGCAATTATATTATGTAAAAAGACAAGGACACATATCTTCTTTTTGTATTGGATTTAATGCAGGAGCATTAGTAGAAAATAAAAGGGAAATTGGGATTGCTCATGCAGTAGAACATATGGTATTTAAAGGAACTAGAACTAGAAGTGAAGATGAAATAAATAAAATGTTGGATAAGATATTTGGATTTAATAATGCAATGACAAATTATCCATATGTAATATATTATGGCACAACTTTATCTTCAGATTTTCATAAAGGATTTCAATTGTATTCTGATATAGTAATGAACCCCTCATTTGCTAAAGATGGATTTGAAGAAGAAATTAATGTTATTTTAGAAGAACTTAAGGAATGGAAAGATGATCCTTATCAAGAATGTGAGGATGAGTTATTTTTTAATGCATTTAATAAAAGACGAATTAAAGAGTTAATAATAGGCAATAAAGAAAGCATCGAAAATATAACTTTAAATGATATAAAGCACTTTTATAATAAACACTATACTCCAGAAAATTGTGTTATAAGTGTAGTATCTTCGTTAGAATTTCATGAAGTTTTGAAAATAGTAAATGATAATTTTGGAGCATGGAAAAATCACTATAAAGTTAAGATTGAAGATATATATGATAAAAATGTACCAGGAGTCTTTTATAAAATAAGAAAGGACCTAAATGGAGCTAAGATACAATATTGTTTTCCTATACATAATTTAAGTAAGGAAGAGATAGAGGCTTTAAAAATATTTAATTTTAAATTTGGGGAAGGCACAAGTAGTATATTATTTGACGAAATAAGAACTAAAAATGGTATGGCTTATGATATAAGTAGTAGCATAAAAAGTGAAAAAGGTATTAAATTATTTGTGATTACATTAGGCACATCAGAAGATAAAGTTGATAAAGCAATGGACCTAATAAACAAGAGCATATGTAGTATAAAAAGCATAAAAGGGATGTTTAATGAAAATAATATTAAAGATATAATAAAAAGTATAAATTTAAAAAAAGAGTTAGCTTTAGAAAAATCAATTGAACTATGTAAAAAAATTACTACAAATAAGATAATGTTTAATTCTACAGATGATATTTTTAATGAGTTTATGAATGATAAGTTCATGGATGAGAAAAAAATTATTGATACTGCATGTAAGGTGCTTAAAAAGCCTAGTATACAAATTTTAAAACCTTAATAGAGGATAAAAAATAAGTACTGTATAGAAGTACTTATTTTTTTATAGTTTGATATTGATTTGTAAATGAGAATGTATTACAATTATAGTATACACACCCGCTAGGGGGGAGGGGTAAAATTATGAATGAAGAAAAGAAAAAAGCAGTTCAATATTTAAAAACTGCTAAAGGGCAAATTGATGGAATTTTAAAAATGATAGATGATAGTAGATACTGTATAGATATATCAAATCAAATTATAGCAGCAGAAGCTTTATTAAAAAAAGCTAATTCTATGATATTAAAACAACATTTAAATCATTGCGTAAAGGATGCTTTTTTACATGATAAAGGTGAAGAAAAAGTTGATGAAATAATGTCTGTACTGAGTAAATTAATGAAGTAAAATTAAGTAATAGGAGGCAAGGAAATATGGATAAGACATTAAATATCCAAGGAATGACTTGTGCAGCCTGTGCAAAAGCAGTTGAAAAAGTTTCTAAAAAAACTAATGGTGTAATTGAAGCAAATGTTAATTTCGCTTCAGAAAAATTATATATAAAGTATGACGAAAGTGTTGTATCTGAAGAAGAAATAATTAATGTAATTAAAAAAGCTGGGTATTCTGCACAGGAAGAAAAAAACACAAAAACAGTTACTATGAAAATAGATGGTATGACGTGTACAGCGTGTGCTAAGGCAGTAGAGAAAGTTACTAGGAAACTAGAGGGTGTAGAAAAGGCAGAGATTAACTTTGCAACGGAAAAACTATATTTGGAATATGAACCTTCTAAGGTAAGAATATCTTCTATAAAAAAGAAAATAGAAGATGCTGGATATATTGCAACGGAAAAAGAAGTTTCTGTTGATTTAGATAAAGAGAGAAAAGATAAAGAAATAAAAACTATGTGGAACAATTTTTTATATTCTGCGGTGTTTGCAATTCCACTTTTAATAATTTCAATGGGACATATGATTGGAATGTATTTACCTAAAACAATCGATCCTATGTTAAATCCGTTGAATTTTGCTTTAATTCAATTTATGTTAGTTGTACCATGTATTTATAATGGAAAAAAATTTTATAAGATTGGATTTAAAACATTATTTAAAGGAAGTCCCAATATGGATTCTTTAATTGCAATAGGAAGTGGTGCTGCAATAATTTATGGATTATTTGCTACCTTTAAAATAGCTAAAGGACATGCAGAGTATACTATGGATTTATATTTTGAATCTGCAGCAACAATAATAACATTAATTTCATTAGGAAAGTATTTAGAAGCTAAGTCAAAGGGAAAGACATCTGAGGCAATAAAAAAACTAATGGGATTAGCACCTAAAACAGCATTAATACTTCAAAATGGAAAAGAAGTAACTATACCAATAGAAGAAGTAGAAATTGGAGACACAATTGTAGTAAAGCCTGGTGACAAGATACCAGTGGATGGAGTTGTAATGAAAGGAAATTCGTCTATAGATGAATCTATGTTAACCGGAGAAAGTATACCAGTTGAAAAAACTATAAATGACAAAATATATGGTGCAACTATAAATAAAAATGGATATTTAAAATTTGAAGCGACAAAAGTTGGAAAAGATACAGCTTTATCACAAATAATAGATTTAGTTGAGAAAGCTCAAGGTTCAAAGGCACCTATTGCAAGACTTGCAGATATTATATCAGCATACTTTGTACCAACAGTTATAATTATTGCTATAATTTCAGCAATAAGCTGGTACATAGCAGGAAAAGGTACAATATTCTCGCTTACAATATTTATTTCAGTTTTAGTAATTGCTTGTCCTTGTGCGTTAGGACTTGCAACTCCTACAGCTATTATGGTAAGTTCGGGAAAAGGAGCTTCAAATGGGATTTTAATAAAAGGTGGAGAAGCACTAGAAACTGCACACAAAATAAATACAATAGTATTTGATAAGACAGGAACTATAACAGAAGGAAAGCCTGAAGTTACAAATGTAATTACAAGTGAGGGTTTTGAGGAAAATTATTTAATTAAAGTGGTGGCATCAGCCGAAAAAGCTTCTGAGCATCCACTAGGTGAAGCTATAGTGAAATATGCAGAGGACAAAGAAATACCATTAATAGATGTTAAATCTTTTAAATCTATAACGGGT is part of the Clostridium botulinum genome and harbors:
- a CDS encoding heavy metal translocating P-type ATPase, which encodes MDKTLNIQGMTCAACAKAVEKVSKKTNGVIEANVNFASEKLYIKYDESVVSEEEIINVIKKAGYSAQEEKNTKTVTMKIDGMTCTACAKAVEKVTRKLEGVEKAEINFATEKLYLEYEPSKVRISSIKKKIEDAGYIATEKEVSVDLDKERKDKEIKTMWNNFLYSAVFAIPLLIISMGHMIGMYLPKTIDPMLNPLNFALIQFMLVVPCIYNGKKFYKIGFKTLFKGSPNMDSLIAIGSGAAIIYGLFATFKIAKGHAEYTMDLYFESAATIITLISLGKYLEAKSKGKTSEAIKKLMGLAPKTALILQNGKEVTIPIEEVEIGDTIVVKPGDKIPVDGVVMKGNSSIDESMLTGESIPVEKTINDKIYGATINKNGYLKFEATKVGKDTALSQIIDLVEKAQGSKAPIARLADIISAYFVPTVIIIAIISAISWYIAGKGTIFSLTIFISVLVIACPCALGLATPTAIMVSSGKGASNGILIKGGEALETAHKINTIVFDKTGTITEGKPEVTNVITSEGFEENYLIKVVASAEKASEHPLGEAIVKYAEDKEIPLIDVKSFKSITGKGIEVVIDNKNILVGNKRLMNERKILIDKLEKKAESFASEGKTPMYISVDGNISGIIAVADVMKKNSKKAIEKLHEMGIRTIMITGDNEKTAIAIAKQAGIDKVLAEVMPQDKADNVKRIQEKGEIVAMVGDGINDAPALVQSNVGIAIGSGTDIAMESADIILIKNDILDVVTAVQLSKATIKNIKENLFWAFGYNTLGIPVAAGILTLFGGPKLNPMIAAAAMSLSSVSVLTNALRLKKFKRDI